The DNA window GAAAAAATTGGAATACAAAATGGATGTTTACATTTTGAAGCAAAAGAAACAAAGAACGGTCCTATTCCAATAGAAATAAATCTTCGAATGGGCGGAGATGAAATGTATTCTTCTGTAAAAGTCGCTTGGCATGTAGATTTAATAGAAAGTGCATTAAAAATCGCAATGGGAATATATTTACCAGAAGCAAAAAAATTAGACAGTCCATATAAATACATTGTTTCAAAAGATTTTATATCAGATGAATCAGGAATATTATCAAGATTAAATATAGATGAAAAATTAAAAGAAAATAAATATGTAAATGAAATTCAATTTTTCAAAGAAATAGGAGATTCTATATTTATGCCACCTGAAGGATATGATTATTTGGGCTGGATTACAGTTGTAGGAGACAATTATCTAGATGCACAAGATAATTTGGAAGAGGCTACAAAATTAGTAAATTTTGAAGTTGCTCGTTTTCATCCAATGTCCTCTATTGGAAAAACTTCTCGAAAGAATAGTTTTTCTTTTTCAGCACTCAATCATTCTTCAATTATTATAGACAAAACAAAAATAGAAAAAATTAGAAAAATGTCTATTGCGAATCAAAAAAATCTCCACATAGGAATAGCCTGCAATATTTATGATGACAAAAATTCACTTATTGAAAATGAATTAGCATCTGTCGGAAAAAATATTGAAAAAGCACTAAAAGAAAGGGGTTACAAGGTTACATTTTTTGATTTCAACAATATTACAAAAGTATTCAATGATTTAAAAACAAGTGACGTTGATATGGTTTTTAATGTTTGTGAAAGAATAAATGATTCTAGTTTACTCGAGCCACATGCTACATCTATTTTAGATGTACTTCAAATTCCATATACTGGATCAAATCCATTTACATTGGGACTTTGCATAGACAAAATAAGGGTTAAAAAATTATTAACATATCATAAAATTCCTACTCCAAGATGGGACTATTTATATTCATTAGATGACGAAATAAGAGATGATTTAAAATATCCACTTATTGTGAAACCTGCAAATACTGATAATTCAATTGGTATTACAAATGATTCTGTTGTAACAAACAAAGAACAATTAAAAAAACAATTACACAAGGTAATGATAGAAATTGGAAGACCAGCATTAATAGAAGAATACATAGAGGGGGATGAGTATGATGTTTCAATAATTGGTAGTAATGAAGATGATTTAAGAGTTTTGCCACTTTCAAGATCTATTTTTAATAATATGCCCGAGGGTTATTGGCACATATATCCTTTTGAAGCAAAATATACAGATGATAAAAATTACAAAAAAATAATAATACAGCGTCCACCAAAAAATTTAAACAAAAAATTGGAAACACTTATATCAGAAATAGCACTTGATACTTACAATATTTTGGATTGTCACGATTACGGCAGAGTTGAAATAAGAGTAGATAAAAACCATAATCCATATGTACTAGAATTAAACCCAAATCCTTCTATAAATATTAGCGATTGTGTTCCTA is part of the Patescibacteria group bacterium genome and encodes:
- a CDS encoding ATP-grasp domain-containing protein; this translates as MKKNNEHNNTEKNIIEGKTILLVNTGSSRKRFILQRIKKLGVKIIALNKEKNWAQPYVDEWICANTNIHSEAIKAVEKFIKKNTKIKIDGVITFWEDDVLLTSKLAEKFDFTGIPYKSANIARNKFLFREFCEKNKIPHIKHMILSSEKDIDKAIEILSFPLVIKPVYGSSSAYVIKVENKEELLQSFKYIKESMSKSVESSLNDGLDVMVEEYIDGDEVDIDILIQNGRLKFYSVSDNDKTNEPFFIETGRSTPSNLPMSSQDDLINMAYECLEKIGIQNGCLHFEAKETKNGPIPIEINLRMGGDEMYSSVKVAWHVDLIESALKIAMGIYLPEAKKLDSPYKYIVSKDFISDESGILSRLNIDEKLKENKYVNEIQFFKEIGDSIFMPPEGYDYLGWITVVGDNYLDAQDNLEEATKLVNFEVARFHPMSSIGKTSRKNSFSFSALNHSSIIIDKTKIEKIRKMSIANQKNLHIGIACNIYDDKNSLIENELASVGKNIEKALKERGYKVTFFDFNNITKVFNDLKTSDVDMVFNVCERINDSSLLEPHATSILDVLQIPYTGSNPFTLGLCIDKIRVKKLLTYHKIPTPRWDYLYSLDDEIRDDLKYPLIVKPANTDNSIGITNDSVVTNKEQLKKQLHKVMIEIGRPALIEEYIEGDEYDVSIIGSNEDDLRVLPLSRSIFNNMPEGYWHIYPFEAKYTDDKNYKKIIIQRPPKNLNKKLETLISEIALDTYNILDCHDYGRVEIRVDKNHNPYVLELNPNPSINISDCVPSVAKLIGLNYGDFIEEIIRLSIKRYKDNPPYFHLQPNII